From the genome of Bordetella sp. H567, one region includes:
- a CDS encoding MmgE/PrpD family protein, protein MALNTKIDADHNAPPVTRTLAEFVVNHPSRGWSDEVDHEAHRTFMNWLGCAVGAAHHEAALAALHAVQVLKPSEQATILGRRERVDIASAALINGITSHTFDFDDTHLKTIIHPAGPVCSAVLALAELTGASGRQIIDAVVIGIDVACRIGNMVYPQHYDRGWHITGTTGGFGAAAACARLLGLSVDQTQMALGIAASQPVGLREQFGTMTKPFHPGGAARAGLMSALMAREGFTSSKRAIEAPRGFAQVASTKFDWNEITDELGKRFEISFNTYKPFACGIVIHPSIDACVQLRAQGVTPENLERIDLRVHSLVLELTGKKEPADGLQGKFSVYHGCAAGLIFGRASEDEYADDIVNRPDVVDVRRKVVATVDDTIDEASVDAVATLKDGRKVHIYVEHAIGSLQRPMSDADLEAKFSGMSDQVLGADQTRALMKACWDLGNAPDVRKVAELARAKA, encoded by the coding sequence ATGGCCCTGAACACCAAGATCGACGCCGATCACAATGCGCCGCCCGTGACCCGCACCCTGGCGGAATTTGTCGTCAACCATCCTTCGCGCGGCTGGAGCGACGAGGTGGACCACGAGGCCCATCGCACCTTCATGAACTGGCTGGGCTGCGCGGTCGGCGCGGCGCACCATGAAGCGGCCCTCGCGGCCCTGCATGCGGTGCAGGTGCTCAAGCCTTCGGAACAGGCGACCATCCTGGGCCGGCGCGAGCGCGTGGACATCGCCAGCGCGGCGCTGATCAACGGCATCACCTCGCATACCTTCGATTTCGACGACACGCACCTGAAGACCATCATCCATCCCGCGGGCCCGGTGTGCTCGGCGGTGCTGGCGCTGGCGGAACTGACCGGAGCCAGCGGCCGCCAGATCATCGACGCCGTGGTCATCGGTATCGACGTGGCTTGCCGCATCGGCAACATGGTCTATCCGCAGCACTACGACCGCGGCTGGCACATCACCGGCACCACGGGCGGCTTCGGCGCGGCGGCCGCCTGCGCGCGCCTGCTGGGCCTGAGTGTGGACCAGACGCAGATGGCGCTGGGCATCGCGGCCTCGCAGCCCGTCGGCCTGCGCGAGCAGTTCGGCACGATGACCAAGCCTTTCCATCCGGGCGGCGCCGCCCGGGCCGGCCTGATGTCCGCCCTGATGGCGCGCGAAGGCTTCACGTCCAGCAAGCGCGCCATCGAGGCGCCGCGCGGCTTCGCGCAGGTGGCGTCCACCAAGTTCGACTGGAACGAGATCACCGACGAGCTGGGTAAGCGCTTCGAGATTTCCTTCAATACCTACAAGCCCTTTGCCTGCGGGATCGTGATCCACCCCAGCATCGACGCCTGCGTGCAGCTGCGCGCCCAGGGCGTGACGCCCGAGAACCTTGAGCGCATCGACCTGCGTGTCCACTCCCTGGTGCTGGAACTGACCGGCAAGAAGGAACCGGCCGATGGCCTGCAGGGCAAATTCAGCGTGTACCACGGTTGCGCGGCCGGCCTGATTTTCGGCCGGGCGTCGGAGGACGAGTACGCCGACGATATCGTCAATCGGCCAGACGTGGTGGACGTGCGCCGCAAGGTGGTCGCGACGGTGGACGACACGATCGACGAAGCCAGCGTGGACGCGGTCGCGACGCTGAAGGACGGACGCAAGGTCCACATCTACGTGGAACACGCCATCGGTTCCCTGCAACGCCCGATGAGCGACGCGGATCTGGAAGCCAAGTTCAGCGGCATGTCCGACCAGGTGCTGGGCGCGGACCAGACGCGGGCCCTGATGAAGGCGTGCTGGGACCTGGGCAACGCGCCTGACGTGCGCAAGGTGGCCGAACTGGCGCGGGCGAAGGCATGA
- a CDS encoding YbhB/YbcL family Raf kinase inhibitor-like protein — protein MTPNPRLRMAGFAAGALCLSWALSAQAAPPFELVAKGLLDNASLSRANAGNGKDASGAMCGGENISPELYFSHPPAGTKSFAVTLYDPDGGTGLGFVHWVVYGIPASMKSLQRGVGAKGPEGSTPGTGGTNGQGYYGPCPPLGDKPHHYIFQAYALDLEPGALKAGLKRDELIEEMRGHVLASSSVMLRYARPGKRGGK, from the coding sequence ATGACCCCCAATCCGCGCTTGCGTATGGCTGGCTTCGCGGCCGGCGCCTTGTGTTTGTCGTGGGCGTTGTCCGCCCAGGCGGCGCCGCCTTTCGAACTGGTCGCCAAGGGTTTGCTGGACAATGCGTCGCTCAGCCGGGCCAATGCGGGCAACGGCAAGGACGCGAGCGGGGCAATGTGCGGGGGCGAGAACATTTCGCCGGAGCTGTATTTCAGCCACCCGCCGGCGGGCACGAAGAGTTTCGCGGTTACGCTCTACGATCCGGACGGTGGCACGGGGTTGGGGTTCGTGCACTGGGTGGTCTACGGGATTCCAGCGTCGATGAAATCCCTGCAGCGGGGCGTGGGCGCGAAGGGGCCTGAAGGCTCGACGCCAGGGACCGGCGGGACTAACGGACAGGGGTATTACGGTCCATGCCCGCCTTTGGGGGATAAGCCGCATCACTACATTTTCCAGGCGTATGCGCTGGACCTGGAGCCTGGGGCCTTGAAAGCGGGGTTGAAGCGGGATGAATTGATCGAGGAAATGCGTGGGCATGTGCTTGCGTCGTCCAGCGTGATGCTTCGCTATGCGCGGCCGGGGAAGCGGGGTGGCAAGTGA
- a CDS encoding D-2-hydroxyacid dehydrogenase family protein: MIAPRPKIVVLDDWENALRERVDWKAIGQRADVVLHNTMLRGEALLDALRGAQCVVLIRDRTPMPGELLRQLPALRHILYTGTRNTKLDLKAALDQDILVSHTEWGPSKASTCEMTWSLILAAARGIADLMLSASRTTWRDPARVAFLPPVLHGQRLGLIGLGQIGQRVAAVGRALGMEVVTWTPNMTAERAAEHGAVSVSLEELLGTSQVVSPHLVPSPATRQLLNRERLALMRKGSILVNTSRADLVDTEALVEALQAGRPAFGAFDVFDVEPLPAGHPLLALKNVLLTPHYGFVAEPVFQEFARGVQGNLDAWLAGEVVPNTLRG; encoded by the coding sequence ATGATCGCGCCCCGTCCGAAGATCGTCGTCCTGGACGACTGGGAAAATGCGTTGCGCGAACGCGTGGACTGGAAGGCAATCGGCCAACGTGCGGACGTGGTGCTGCACAACACGATGCTGCGCGGCGAGGCCCTGCTGGACGCGTTGCGCGGCGCGCAGTGCGTGGTGCTGATCCGCGACCGCACGCCCATGCCGGGCGAGCTGCTGCGGCAGCTGCCCGCGCTGCGGCACATCCTGTACACCGGTACGCGAAATACCAAGCTGGACCTGAAGGCGGCATTAGACCAGGATATCCTGGTGAGCCATACCGAGTGGGGGCCGTCGAAGGCCAGCACGTGCGAGATGACCTGGTCGCTGATCCTGGCTGCCGCGCGCGGTATCGCCGACCTGATGCTGAGCGCCTCGCGAACCACATGGCGCGATCCCGCCCGGGTCGCGTTTCTGCCGCCGGTGCTGCATGGCCAGCGGCTGGGGCTGATAGGCCTGGGACAGATCGGCCAGCGCGTCGCCGCGGTGGGGCGGGCGCTGGGCATGGAGGTGGTGACGTGGACTCCCAACATGACGGCGGAACGCGCGGCCGAACATGGGGCGGTCTCCGTCAGCCTGGAAGAACTGCTGGGGACGTCCCAGGTGGTCAGCCCGCACCTGGTGCCGTCGCCGGCCACGCGGCAGCTGCTGAATCGCGAACGTCTTGCGTTGATGCGTAAGGGCAGCATCCTGGTCAATACGTCGCGGGCGGACCTGGTGGACACCGAGGCACTGGTGGAGGCCTTGCAAGCAGGCCGGCCAGCCTTCGGGGCCTTCGACGTGTTCGACGTCGAACCGCTTCCCGCTGGGCATCCCTTACTGGCACTGAAGAACGTGCTGCTGACACCGCACTATGGGTTTGTTGCGGAGCCGGTGTTTCAGGAGTTCGCGCGAGGGGTGCAGGGTAATCTGGATGCCTGGCTGGCGGGGGAGGTTGTTCCCAATACCTTGCGAGGCTAG
- a CDS encoding IS256 family transposase: MATKQKAPPRELPSIPANLMDEFVKGPMTPESVQDLSMAFKKALIERALGAEMGQHLGYGAGTDPPEGSTNHRNGTSGKTVITDDGPLRVDIPRDRQGSFAPILIPKHKRRFTGFDDKIIAMYARGMTVREIQGFLLEQYGTEVSPEFISSVTDAVMEEVIAWQNRPLETMYPVVFFDALRVKIREDGVVRNKAVYLALAILPDGTRDILGLWIEQTEGSKFWMKVFNELKTRGTLDILIAVTDGLKGMEQALNAVFPSTTLQTCIVHLMRSSVEYASWKERRIVAAALRPIYTAPTVEAAQAALAVFEQGSWGQRYPTIAQTWHRAWDRVIPFFTFPPAIRKIIYTTNAIESLNAQLRRSVKTRGHFPSDDAATKLLWLVLRNITGTWGCATHDWRLAMNQFAIIYAERFTDPYH; this comes from the coding sequence ATGGCTACCAAGCAAAAGGCACCTCCGAGGGAATTGCCATCGATTCCTGCGAATCTGATGGATGAGTTCGTCAAAGGTCCGATGACGCCGGAGTCGGTGCAGGACCTTTCGATGGCGTTCAAGAAGGCCCTGATCGAACGGGCGCTGGGCGCGGAAATGGGCCAGCACCTGGGCTATGGCGCCGGCACGGACCCGCCCGAAGGCAGCACTAACCATCGCAACGGCACCAGTGGCAAGACGGTGATAACCGACGATGGGCCGCTACGCGTGGACATTCCCCGGGACCGGCAAGGCAGTTTTGCGCCGATCCTGATTCCCAAGCACAAGCGTCGATTTACGGGATTTGATGACAAGATCATCGCCATGTACGCCCGGGGGATGACGGTGCGCGAGATCCAAGGTTTTCTGCTTGAGCAGTACGGCACGGAAGTCTCGCCCGAGTTCATCAGTTCGGTGACCGACGCGGTTATGGAAGAGGTGATCGCCTGGCAGAACCGCCCTTTGGAGACCATGTATCCGGTGGTGTTCTTCGACGCGTTGCGGGTGAAGATCCGCGAAGATGGCGTGGTACGCAACAAGGCGGTGTACCTGGCGCTGGCGATCCTGCCGGACGGCACTCGTGACATCCTGGGCCTGTGGATCGAGCAGACCGAGGGATCGAAGTTCTGGATGAAGGTGTTCAACGAACTCAAGACTCGGGGCACGCTGGATATCCTGATCGCGGTCACCGACGGCTTAAAGGGAATGGAGCAGGCGCTGAACGCGGTATTTCCAAGCACCACACTGCAAACGTGCATCGTGCATCTGATGCGCAGTAGCGTCGAATATGCGAGCTGGAAGGAGCGCCGGATAGTGGCTGCGGCTCTCAGGCCGATCTACACCGCACCGACCGTGGAGGCTGCGCAAGCGGCGCTGGCAGTGTTCGAGCAAGGCAGTTGGGGCCAAAGATATCCGACCATCGCCCAGACCTGGCATCGCGCCTGGGACCGCGTGATCCCGTTCTTTACGTTTCCCCCGGCGATCCGAAAGATCATCTACACCACCAATGCCATCGAGAGCTTGAATGCGCAATTGCGCCGATCGGTAAAGACCCGTGGACACTTCCCCAGTGACGACGCCGCAACCAAGTTATTGTGGTTAGTCCTGCGCAATATCACGGGCACCTGGGGCTGCGCCACGCACGACTGGAGGTTGGCCATGAACCAGTTTGCCATCATCTATGCAGAACGCTTCACCGACCCATATCACTGA
- a CDS encoding 2-deoxy-5-keto-D-gluconate 6-phosphate aldolase domain-containing protein — protein MQPGYDQALYLLPFDHRNSYVKSMFNFKPPLTAAQQAQVEDSKQLIYEGFLKAAEGGLPKEHAGILVDEEFGTPILRDARKRGYVTALSVERSGSDEFHFEYGDDYADHIEEFDPTFAKVLVRYNPQDDDAMNQRQAGRLRRLSEYCRGANRRLMFELLVPATEAQMSTVNGDKEAYDLRLRPNLMIEAMRALQEAGVEPDVWKIEGLDRREDCERVVEQARRGGRHRVSCIVLGRGADDSKVRGWLETAATVPGFIGFAVGRTSFFSAVADYEAKKASRDEAAQRIGTQYAQWVDIFERARDARD, from the coding sequence ATGCAACCCGGTTACGACCAAGCCCTGTATTTGCTTCCGTTCGATCATCGCAATTCCTACGTGAAGAGCATGTTCAACTTCAAGCCTCCGCTGACCGCCGCGCAGCAGGCCCAGGTGGAAGACAGCAAACAGCTGATCTACGAGGGTTTCCTGAAGGCGGCGGAGGGCGGACTGCCCAAGGAGCACGCCGGCATCCTGGTCGACGAGGAGTTCGGCACCCCCATCCTGCGCGACGCGCGCAAGCGGGGCTACGTGACGGCATTGTCCGTGGAGCGTAGCGGGTCCGACGAATTCCACTTCGAGTACGGTGACGATTACGCGGACCACATCGAGGAGTTCGATCCCACCTTCGCGAAGGTACTCGTACGCTACAACCCCCAGGACGACGATGCCATGAACCAGCGCCAGGCGGGCCGGCTGCGCCGTCTGTCCGAATACTGTCGCGGCGCGAACCGGCGCCTGATGTTCGAATTGCTGGTGCCGGCCACCGAAGCGCAGATGTCCACCGTCAACGGCGACAAGGAAGCCTATGACCTGCGGCTGCGTCCGAACCTGATGATCGAGGCCATGCGCGCGTTGCAGGAAGCCGGCGTGGAGCCGGACGTCTGGAAAATCGAAGGACTGGACCGCCGCGAAGACTGCGAGCGCGTTGTGGAGCAGGCACGCCGCGGCGGCCGCCATCGCGTCAGCTGCATCGTGCTGGGCCGCGGCGCGGACGACAGCAAGGTGCGCGGCTGGCTGGAAACGGCCGCGACGGTGCCCGGTTTCATCGGCTTCGCGGTGGGGCGCACCAGCTTTTTCAGCGCCGTGGCGGATTACGAGGCCAAGAAGGCCAGCCGCGACGAGGCCGCACAGCGCATTGGGACGCAGTATGCTCAATGGGTCGATATTTTCGAGCGTGCGCGCGACGCACGAGACTGA